In Pollutimonas sp. M17, a single genomic region encodes these proteins:
- a CDS encoding SPOR domain-containing protein yields MGLFSRKEPASGTGRRSASRSSLSSEAQANELRGRARRRLIGALALVLAAVIIVPMLFDSPAPEDGQLATPVVVPAIVPPETTNGVAMAPTAPDTPAPGADTGSTTPDAPVPPAGPEPDSTAPSVTEPAAGQSAAAPQPAPEPPAAPEPAPAKKPEPESKPEPKPKAATERTDDGSVAIALLEGRSPSKPAPAAAAEKGSFVLQVAAYTSDKDAEVRRDRLVSAGVTNAYVENAVSGGKTTYRLRVGPFPTRDAAQAAQARLRALGYDNGFISTK; encoded by the coding sequence ATGGGATTGTTCTCTCGTAAAGAACCTGCTTCGGGAACGGGGCGTCGTTCCGCGTCGCGCTCATCGCTGTCCAGCGAGGCGCAAGCCAACGAATTGCGGGGACGCGCGCGGCGCAGGCTCATCGGCGCCCTGGCGCTGGTCCTGGCCGCCGTCATCATCGTGCCCATGCTGTTCGACTCTCCGGCCCCCGAAGACGGCCAGCTGGCCACGCCGGTCGTCGTTCCGGCCATCGTCCCGCCCGAGACCACCAACGGCGTCGCCATGGCGCCCACGGCACCCGACACGCCCGCACCGGGCGCCGACACCGGCTCTACAACACCCGACGCACCCGTTCCGCCGGCCGGCCCCGAGCCGGACAGCACAGCACCTTCGGTCACAGAGCCCGCCGCCGGTCAGTCCGCCGCCGCGCCGCAGCCGGCGCCCGAGCCTCCGGCCGCGCCGGAACCGGCCCCGGCCAAGAAGCCCGAGCCCGAATCCAAACCTGAACCCAAGCCCAAGGCGGCCACCGAACGAACCGACGACGGCTCCGTGGCCATCGCGCTGCTCGAAGGCCGCAGCCCCTCCAAGCCCGCGCCCGCCGCGGCGGCCGAGAAGGGCAGCTTCGTCCTGCAGGTCGCCGCCTACACCAGCGACAAGGACGCCGAAGTCCGGCGCGACCGCCTGGTCTCGGCGGGGGTCACGAACGCCTATGTCGAGAACGCGGTGTCGGGCGGGAAAACCACTTACCGCCTGCGTGTGGGCCCTTTTCCCACGCGCGATGCGGCCCAGGCCGCGCAAGCCCGCTTGCGGGCGCTGGGCTACGATAACGGCTTCATCTCC
- the folC gene encoding bifunctional tetrahydrofolate synthase/dihydrofolate synthase gives MPRPRPSDTATLQEWLDYLESLHRTPIDLGLDRIRAVAEKLKLELPFVKITVGGTNGKGSTCAMLEAILLASGYKVGTYTSPHLIDFNERIRVNGDQAGDADIIRQFREIEDTRGDTTLSYFEYTTLAALMLFEQQKVDVAVLEVGLGGRLDAVNLVDTDCAIITSVDIDHTAYLGDTREKIGWEKAHIFRAGRPAICADPMPPQTILDHAGEIGADLWLFGKDFNYSGDRQQWAYGGRSQRRSGLAYPSLRGANQLLNASAALAALEALRPRLVVPQQAVRIGLSQVSLPGRLQILPGTPTIILDVAHNPHAAAALGQNLDNMGYFPHTHAVVGMLNDKDIAGVIAKLAHRVDHWYCASLEGPRGTSGADLADAVRQAIAATTGKPTLEESSTEVRRAASTEGGRPGVRSVALPPVEARTVKVSSFENPVQAFTEARKQAAENDRILVFGSFATVGPVLDELGRKAT, from the coding sequence ATGCCCCGTCCCCGACCCAGCGATACCGCCACCTTGCAAGAGTGGCTGGACTATCTGGAATCCCTGCATCGCACTCCCATAGACCTTGGCCTGGACCGCATACGCGCCGTCGCGGAAAAGCTGAAGCTGGAACTGCCTTTCGTGAAGATCACGGTGGGCGGGACCAACGGCAAAGGGTCCACCTGCGCCATGCTCGAAGCCATTCTGCTGGCGTCGGGCTACAAGGTCGGAACCTATACCTCGCCCCATCTCATCGACTTCAATGAGCGCATCCGGGTCAATGGCGATCAGGCCGGCGACGCGGACATCATCCGTCAGTTCCGCGAAATAGAAGACACGCGCGGCGATACGACCCTCAGCTATTTCGAATACACCACGCTTGCGGCCCTGATGCTGTTCGAACAGCAGAAGGTGGACGTGGCGGTGCTGGAAGTGGGCCTGGGCGGACGGCTGGACGCGGTGAATCTGGTGGATACCGACTGCGCCATCATCACCAGCGTGGATATCGACCACACGGCTTATCTGGGCGATACGCGTGAAAAAATAGGCTGGGAGAAAGCGCACATCTTCCGCGCCGGCCGGCCCGCGATTTGCGCCGATCCCATGCCGCCGCAAACCATACTGGACCATGCCGGGGAAATCGGCGCCGACCTGTGGCTGTTCGGCAAGGATTTCAATTATTCGGGCGACCGGCAGCAATGGGCCTACGGTGGCCGCTCGCAGCGACGCAGCGGCCTTGCCTACCCCTCTTTGCGCGGCGCCAATCAGTTGCTGAACGCCTCGGCGGCCCTGGCGGCGCTGGAGGCCCTGCGGCCCAGGCTGGTCGTGCCCCAGCAGGCCGTGCGCATAGGCCTTTCACAGGTATCGCTGCCGGGCCGCCTGCAGATACTGCCCGGAACGCCCACCATCATCCTGGACGTGGCGCACAATCCGCATGCCGCCGCCGCCCTGGGCCAGAATCTGGATAACATGGGTTACTTTCCGCATACCCATGCCGTCGTCGGCATGCTCAACGACAAGGACATAGCGGGCGTGATCGCCAAGCTGGCCCATCGAGTGGACCACTGGTATTGCGCGAGCCTGGAGGGGCCGCGCGGAACATCCGGGGCGGATCTGGCCGACGCGGTGCGCCAGGCGATCGCCGCCACCACCGGCAAGCCCACTCTGGAAGAGAGCAGCACCGAGGTCCGCCGGGCGGCATCCACGGAAGGCGGCAGGCCGGGAGTGCGTTCCGTGGCCCTTCCTCCCGTGGAGGCCAGGACGGTAAAGGTTTCCAGTTTCGAAAATCCGGTACAAGCATTTACCGAGGCTCGAAAACAGGCCGCCGAGAATGATAGAATTCTTGTGTTCGGATCTTTTGCGACCGTAGGCCCCGTGCTTGACGAGCTAGGACGCAAGGCCACATAG
- the aceF gene encoding dihydrolipoyllysine-residue acetyltransferase, whose protein sequence is MSNTIEIKVPDIGDFSEVEVIELLVAQGDTVSAEQSLITVESDKASMEIPSPQAGVVKSLKVKVGDKIKEGSVILQLEAADAAGEKPAEPAVKKTEAAPEQAPAAPQQAKGAESAPAQAAAPQGQGEAVTVAVPDIGDSTDVEVIEIMVSVGDTIAAEQSLITVESDKASMEVPSSHAGVVTAIKVKLGDKVNKGSAILELKADGGAKPAAAAAGAPAPAQEQAPAQEPASSAAQASAPSDPAEGQALASVPPERHSPTEAFADADVPLRNLPHASPSVRKFARELGVNLASVRGSGAKNRITQDDVRKFVKQALSVGGGTGATAAAADGGFSVLGWPKVDFAKFGQIDTKPLSRIKKISGANLHRNWVMIPHVTNNDAADITELEELRQTLNKENQKSGIKVTMLAFLIKAVVAALKKFPEFNASIDGDNLVLKHYYHIGFAADTPNGLVVPVIRDADKKGIVELAKETAELAGLARDGKLSPSQMQGGCFSISSLGGIGGTSFTPIINAPEVAILGVSRSAHAPVWNGKEFQPRLMLPLSLSYDHRVIDGAAAARFNAYLGSLLADFRRIAL, encoded by the coding sequence ATGAGCAATACCATCGAAATCAAGGTCCCGGACATTGGCGACTTCAGTGAAGTCGAAGTCATCGAGCTGCTGGTCGCCCAAGGCGATACCGTCAGCGCCGAGCAAAGCCTCATCACTGTCGAGTCCGATAAAGCCTCGATGGAGATCCCCTCGCCCCAGGCCGGCGTGGTCAAGTCGCTGAAGGTCAAGGTCGGCGACAAGATCAAGGAAGGTTCGGTCATCCTGCAACTGGAAGCCGCCGACGCGGCCGGCGAGAAGCCGGCCGAACCGGCCGTGAAGAAGACCGAAGCCGCGCCCGAACAGGCTCCGGCCGCGCCGCAGCAAGCCAAGGGCGCCGAGTCCGCTCCCGCGCAGGCAGCGGCGCCTCAAGGGCAGGGCGAGGCGGTGACCGTTGCCGTGCCCGACATCGGCGATTCCACCGATGTCGAAGTCATCGAGATCATGGTTTCCGTGGGCGACACGATCGCGGCCGAGCAAAGCCTGATCACCGTGGAGTCCGACAAGGCTTCCATGGAAGTGCCGTCCTCGCACGCGGGGGTGGTCACCGCGATCAAGGTCAAGCTGGGCGACAAGGTCAACAAGGGCTCCGCCATTCTCGAACTGAAGGCCGACGGCGGCGCCAAGCCGGCCGCCGCGGCGGCCGGGGCACCGGCGCCCGCACAAGAGCAGGCCCCCGCACAGGAACCGGCGAGCAGCGCCGCGCAGGCGTCCGCCCCCTCCGATCCGGCCGAAGGCCAGGCACTGGCATCGGTGCCGCCCGAGCGCCATTCGCCCACCGAGGCGTTTGCCGACGCCGACGTGCCCCTGCGCAATCTGCCCCATGCCTCGCCCTCGGTGCGCAAGTTCGCGCGCGAGCTGGGCGTCAACCTGGCGTCGGTGCGCGGCTCGGGCGCGAAGAACCGCATCACCCAGGACGACGTTCGCAAGTTCGTCAAGCAGGCCCTGTCGGTCGGCGGCGGAACGGGTGCCACGGCGGCGGCCGCCGATGGCGGTTTCAGCGTGCTGGGCTGGCCCAAGGTGGATTTCGCCAAGTTCGGCCAGATCGACACCAAGCCCCTGTCTCGCATCAAGAAGATTTCCGGCGCCAATCTGCATCGCAACTGGGTGATGATTCCGCATGTCACCAACAACGATGCGGCCGACATCACCGAACTGGAAGAACTGCGCCAGACCCTGAACAAAGAGAACCAGAAGTCCGGCATCAAGGTCACCATGCTGGCCTTCCTGATCAAGGCCGTCGTGGCCGCGCTCAAGAAGTTCCCCGAGTTCAACGCCTCCATCGACGGCGACAACCTGGTCCTGAAGCACTACTACCATATCGGCTTCGCCGCGGACACGCCCAACGGCCTGGTCGTGCCGGTCATACGGGACGCCGACAAGAAGGGCATCGTCGAGCTGGCCAAGGAAACCGCCGAGCTTGCCGGCCTGGCTCGCGACGGCAAGCTGTCGCCCAGCCAGATGCAGGGCGGATGCTTTTCCATTTCCTCGCTGGGCGGCATAGGCGGTACTTCGTTCACCCCCATCATCAATGCGCCCGAGGTCGCCATATTGGGCGTGTCGCGCTCGGCGCATGCGCCGGTCTGGAACGGCAAGGAGTTCCAGCCCAGGCTGATGCTGCCTCTGTCCCTGTCCTACGATCACCGCGTCATCGACGGGGCGGCGGCGGCCCGATTCAATGCCTACCTGGGCAGCCTGCTGGCCGATTTCCGCCGCATTGCGCTATAG
- the aceE gene encoding pyruvate dehydrogenase (acetyl-transferring), homodimeric type translates to MSSLEQVSTTANAMDDEALETQEWLEALEAVLDREGPERAHFLLERLIDLARRSGAHIPFSPNTAYVNTIPPGLEPPHPGNIILEERIRSYVRWNAMAMVVKANSHNPPDGGDLGGHIASFASLATMIGCGQNHFWHAESEGHGGDLVYFQGHSSPGIYGRAYLEGRLTEDQLDNFRQEVDGHGLPSYPHPKLMPDFWQFPTVSMGLGPLMAIYQARFLKYLHARGIADTSNRKVWVFCGDGEMDEPESLGAISLASREKLDNLIFVINCNLQRLDGPVRGNGKIIQELEGDFRGSGWNVIKLIWGGYWDPLLARDKEGILRRVMEESVDGEYQAYKAHDGKFVRENFFGKHPKLLEMVSRMSDDDVWRLNRGGHDPYKVYAAFKSASDHKGQPTVILAKTIKGYGMGHVGQAKNPTHQQKKLDMDSVREFRDRFNIPVPDDKIEQLPYFKPSEDSPEMKYLHERRKALGGYLPRRREKADEQLHAPALEAFKAVLEPTAEGREISTTQAFVRILNQILRDKELSPRVVPILADESRTFGMEGLFRQIGIYAPEGQKYTPVDKDQVMYYRETQNGQLLQEGINEAGAFSSWMAAATSYSTNNRIMIPFFIYYSMFGFQRIGDLAWAAGDMQARGFLLGGTAGRTTLNGEGLQHEDGHSHIMSALIPNCVSYDPTFGHELAVIIQDGLRRMVENQENVYYYITVMNENYAQPGLKKGDEEGIIRGMYKFKSVGDAKKPRVQLMGSGTILREVLAAQEMLESDWGVGSDVWSVTSFTELRRDGLDCERHSLLNPEDKKAPVPYVTKQLEGTSGPIVVSTDYVKAYGDQIRPFVPKGRNFKVLGTDGFGRSDFRSKLREHFEVDRRFVVLAALRSLADEGQLPLAKVSEAIKKYGINTNKANPHHA, encoded by the coding sequence ATGTCCTCTCTTGAACAAGTCAGCACAACGGCAAACGCCATGGACGATGAAGCCCTCGAGACGCAGGAATGGCTGGAGGCGCTCGAGGCCGTGCTCGATCGCGAAGGTCCCGAACGCGCCCACTTCCTGCTGGAACGCCTGATCGACCTTGCGCGCCGTTCAGGAGCGCACATTCCGTTTTCCCCGAATACCGCCTACGTCAACACCATTCCGCCGGGGCTGGAGCCGCCGCATCCGGGCAACATCATCCTGGAAGAGCGCATCCGCTCCTATGTTCGCTGGAACGCCATGGCCATGGTCGTCAAGGCCAACAGCCATAACCCGCCCGATGGCGGCGACCTGGGCGGCCACATCGCCTCGTTCGCCTCGCTGGCCACCATGATAGGCTGCGGCCAGAACCACTTCTGGCACGCCGAAAGCGAAGGCCATGGCGGCGACCTGGTGTACTTCCAGGGCCATTCCTCGCCCGGCATCTATGGCCGCGCCTACCTGGAAGGCCGTCTGACCGAAGACCAGCTGGATAATTTCCGCCAGGAAGTCGACGGCCATGGCCTGCCTTCCTATCCCCATCCCAAACTCATGCCGGATTTCTGGCAGTTCCCCACCGTGTCCATGGGCCTGGGGCCCCTGATGGCCATCTATCAGGCCCGCTTCCTCAAGTACCTGCATGCGCGCGGCATCGCCGACACCAGCAATCGCAAGGTCTGGGTATTCTGCGGCGACGGCGAGATGGACGAACCCGAATCCCTGGGCGCCATCAGCCTGGCTTCGCGCGAAAAGCTCGACAACCTGATCTTCGTCATCAACTGCAACCTCCAGCGCCTTGACGGCCCGGTGCGCGGCAACGGCAAGATCATCCAGGAACTCGAAGGCGATTTCCGGGGCAGCGGCTGGAACGTCATCAAGCTCATCTGGGGCGGCTACTGGGATCCCCTCCTGGCGCGCGACAAGGAAGGCATCTTGCGCCGCGTCATGGAAGAGTCCGTCGACGGCGAATACCAGGCCTACAAGGCGCACGACGGCAAGTTCGTGCGCGAGAATTTCTTCGGCAAGCATCCCAAGCTGCTCGAAATGGTCAGCCGCATGAGCGACGACGACGTCTGGCGCCTGAACCGGGGCGGCCACGATCCCTATAAGGTGTATGCGGCCTTCAAATCGGCATCCGACCACAAGGGCCAGCCTACCGTCATCCTGGCCAAGACCATCAAGGGCTACGGCATGGGCCATGTCGGCCAGGCCAAGAACCCGACCCACCAGCAGAAGAAACTGGACATGGATTCGGTGCGCGAATTCCGCGACCGCTTCAATATTCCGGTTCCCGACGACAAGATCGAGCAGCTTCCCTACTTCAAGCCGTCCGAAGATTCGCCCGAAATGAAGTACCTGCACGAACGCCGCAAGGCGCTGGGGGGCTATCTGCCGCGCCGCCGCGAAAAGGCGGACGAGCAACTGCACGCCCCGGCCCTGGAGGCCTTCAAGGCCGTGCTGGAACCCACCGCCGAAGGCCGCGAGATCTCCACGACGCAGGCTTTCGTGCGCATCCTCAATCAGATCCTGCGCGACAAGGAACTCAGTCCGCGCGTCGTGCCCATCCTGGCCGACGAATCGCGCACCTTCGGCATGGAGGGCCTGTTCCGCCAGATCGGCATCTATGCGCCGGAAGGGCAGAAGTACACCCCGGTCGACAAGGACCAGGTCATGTACTACCGCGAGACCCAGAACGGCCAGTTGCTGCAGGAAGGCATCAACGAAGCGGGCGCCTTCAGCTCATGGATGGCGGCGGCAACGTCGTATTCCACGAACAACCGCATCATGATTCCGTTCTTCATCTACTACTCGATGTTCGGCTTCCAGCGCATCGGCGATCTGGCCTGGGCGGCGGGCGACATGCAGGCGCGCGGCTTCCTGCTGGGCGGCACGGCGGGGCGCACGACCCTGAACGGCGAAGGCCTGCAGCATGAAGACGGCCATAGCCACATCATGTCCGCGCTGATCCCGAACTGCGTGTCCTACGACCCCACCTTCGGGCACGAACTGGCCGTCATCATCCAGGACGGTCTGCGGCGCATGGTCGAGAACCAGGAGAACGTGTACTACTACATCACGGTCATGAACGAGAACTACGCGCAGCCCGGCCTGAAGAAGGGCGACGAGGAAGGGATCATACGCGGGATGTACAAGTTCAAGTCCGTGGGCGACGCCAAGAAGCCGCGCGTCCAGCTCATGGGCTCGGGCACCATCCTGCGCGAAGTCCTGGCGGCGCAGGAAATGCTGGAAAGCGACTGGGGCGTGGGCTCCGACGTCTGGAGCGTGACCAGCTTCACCGAGCTGCGCCGCGACGGCCTGGATTGCGAACGCCACAGCCTGCTGAATCCCGAGGACAAGAAGGCGCCCGTGCCCTACGTCACGAAGCAGCTGGAAGGCACCTCGGGCCCCATCGTCGTCTCGACCGACTACGTCAAGGCCTACGGCGATCAGATCCGCCCCTTCGTGCCCAAGGGCCGCAACTTCAAGGTGCTGGGCACCGACGGCTTCGGCCGCTCCGATTTCCGCTCCAAGCTGCGCGAGCACTTCGAGGTCGATCGGCGCTTCGTGGTGCTGGCCGCCTTGCGCAGCCTGGCCGACGAAGGGCAGCTGCCGCTGGCCAAGGTGTCCGAAGCCATCAAGAAATACGGCATCAATACCAATAAAGCCAACCCGCATCACGCGTAA
- the lpdA gene encoding dihydrolipoyl dehydrogenase, giving the protein MSTTELNVPDIGDFAEVEVIEVLVAVGDTIKAEQSLITVESDKASMEIPAARAGVVKAVLVKVGDKVTEGSAMVQIEEAASDDEGKADAPAPSASGTQASGATAAGKPAAEKPTEKPASAPAAASFSGSADVQCDVLVLGAGPGGYSAAFRAADLGLSVVLVERYATLGGVCLNVGCIPSKALLHTAAVLEEAQSLAGHGIKFGKPEIDLDALRAYKDGVVAKLTGGLAGMAKARKVSVLTGLGQFADPQHLTVQEAGGGTRTVKFGSAIIAAGSQSVKLPFFPEDDRIVDSTGALLLKGIPEKMLIVGGGIIGLEMGTVYSALGTRLDVVEMQSGLMQGADRDMVKVWDKMNAGRFDRVMLDTKTVGAEAREDGIWVSFEGEKAPKEPQRYDLVLQAVGRSPNGKKIAADKAGVAVTDRGFIEVDKQMRTNVPHIYAIGDIVGQPMLAHKAVHEGHVAAEVIAGQKSFFDARVIPSVAYTDPEVAWVGLTEDEAKKEGIAIQKGLFPWAASGRAIANGRDEGFTKLLFDAETHRILGGGIVGTHAGDLIGEVALAIEMGADMVDIGKTIHPHPTLGESLGMAAEVAEGVCTDLPPARRK; this is encoded by the coding sequence ATGAGCACAACTGAATTGAATGTGCCCGATATCGGCGACTTTGCCGAGGTCGAGGTCATCGAGGTCCTGGTTGCCGTGGGCGACACGATCAAGGCGGAACAAAGCCTGATCACCGTGGAATCCGACAAGGCGTCCATGGAGATCCCGGCCGCCAGGGCCGGCGTGGTCAAGGCCGTGCTGGTCAAGGTCGGCGACAAGGTCACCGAGGGCTCGGCCATGGTGCAGATCGAAGAAGCCGCATCCGACGACGAGGGCAAGGCCGACGCTCCGGCGCCGTCGGCCTCCGGCACGCAGGCGTCCGGTGCGACAGCCGCCGGGAAACCGGCTGCCGAGAAGCCGACCGAAAAGCCGGCTTCCGCGCCGGCGGCGGCCAGCTTCTCGGGCTCGGCCGATGTCCAGTGCGATGTCCTGGTGCTGGGCGCCGGACCGGGCGGATACTCCGCCGCGTTCCGGGCCGCCGACCTGGGCCTGTCCGTCGTGCTGGTCGAACGGTATGCCACGCTGGGCGGTGTTTGCCTGAACGTGGGCTGCATTCCCTCCAAAGCCTTGCTGCATACGGCCGCCGTGCTGGAAGAAGCGCAGTCGCTGGCCGGCCACGGCATCAAGTTCGGCAAGCCCGAGATCGACCTGGATGCCTTGCGCGCCTACAAGGACGGCGTGGTGGCCAAGCTGACCGGCGGCCTCGCCGGCATGGCCAAGGCCCGCAAAGTCAGTGTGCTGACCGGCCTGGGGCAGTTCGCCGATCCGCAACACCTGACGGTGCAGGAAGCGGGCGGGGGCACCCGCACGGTCAAATTCGGCTCGGCCATCATCGCGGCCGGCAGCCAGTCGGTCAAACTGCCTTTCTTCCCCGAGGACGACCGCATCGTCGATTCGACCGGCGCCTTGCTGCTCAAAGGCATACCGGAAAAAATGCTCATCGTGGGCGGCGGCATCATCGGCCTGGAAATGGGCACGGTCTATTCCGCCCTGGGCACCCGCCTGGACGTCGTGGAAATGCAAAGTGGCCTGATGCAGGGCGCCGACCGCGACATGGTCAAGGTCTGGGACAAGATGAACGCCGGCCGCTTCGACCGCGTCATGCTCGACACCAAGACCGTCGGAGCCGAAGCGCGCGAAGACGGCATATGGGTCAGCTTCGAAGGCGAGAAGGCTCCCAAAGAGCCGCAGCGCTACGACCTGGTGCTGCAGGCCGTGGGCCGCAGCCCCAACGGCAAGAAGATCGCCGCCGACAAGGCGGGCGTGGCGGTGACCGACCGCGGCTTCATCGAGGTCGACAAGCAGATGCGCACCAACGTGCCGCACATCTACGCGATCGGCGACATCGTCGGCCAGCCCATGCTGGCGCACAAAGCCGTCCACGAAGGGCATGTGGCGGCCGAGGTCATCGCGGGCCAGAAGAGCTTCTTCGACGCCCGCGTCATTCCTTCCGTCGCCTATACCGATCCCGAGGTGGCCTGGGTGGGGCTGACCGAAGACGAGGCCAAAAAGGAAGGGATTGCCATCCAGAAGGGCCTCTTTCCCTGGGCGGCGTCGGGGCGCGCCATTGCCAATGGCCGCGACGAAGGCTTCACCAAGCTGCTGTTCGATGCCGAAACGCATCGCATCCTGGGCGGAGGCATCGTCGGAACCCATGCCGGCGACCTGATCGGCGAGGTGGCCCTGGCCATCGAGATGGGCGCCGACATGGTCGATATCGGCAAGACCATCCACCCCCATCCCACATTGGGCGAGTCCCTGGGCATGGCGGCCGAGGTGGCCGAGGGCGTCTGCACCGACCTTCCCCCCGCGCGGCGCAAATAA